Below is a window of Plasmodium sp. gorilla clade G2 genome assembly, chromosome: 6 DNA.
TAATTTTGTAATTGTTcgaatttaaaaatttacatatatttttatttaactcTGTAAAATGTATAcaggaatattttttttctgcaTCCTTTGTTCTGTTTGTTATTTGTTCTTTCTTTTGTTCTTCTATATTTTGCATCATTTTTTGTTCAGCATTTTTTTCCCCAATAATTTTATCATcttctttttgtttattgtatatttctattttatcTGTTATGTTTtgttcataataattttcatttttgtcatctattattttatgataaGTTAATGTTTCTTCTACTTCTACCTTTTTCACTTCCTTTTTATCTTCAATAATTTGATGTTTCATATCATTCTGTGTATTTTCATCTGATTCATGGATTATTGTTTTATTGTTATTCTTGTTAAGGTCacgtaaaaatataaagtctcctttattatttaatggaTCATCTTCCAGCGAAatgattttatttatttcattatttatatgaccAAAGGAATGTTTTCCTTGTAATGTATCATGTGTTCTTTTTTGGAAAACCATTTTTGtgttatcatttattttatttttaccttTATTTTCAATTGTTTGATTTGTTTTGATagtatttaatttttcattcataatttttttaatactttcttcatttttttcttcttcctcATACATGTTTATACAATTATTAGatatatgaattttattaattgttttactttttataaaatcttttgatatatcttgtatatttttatttcccaAAATAAGTATCCCATCATTATGtgatattttatcattatgagatattttatcatgtaatattttatcattatgagatattttatcatgtaatattttatcattatgaGATATTTCCTCATTATGATTACCTTTCtgattaatatttaaattattcgtTTTATACTCTTTATCATTGTGACCAGACTGATTATTATCTTTCgaaatatttgttatatcacAATTTATACTTTCCTGTGTTTCAttaggatatatatattttgttttttcataGGTTGAAATTTCTTCATAACTGCaaacatttttattcattttatgtaTCATTTCTGATTCCTTTTcgttaatataattataacaacTTGAAGgatacattttattatcatcgtAGGATAAGCGTTTAGGATGTAACtcattaataattttatttttttcttcatttatatattcatttttaaactttttttgattttcttCAATATATTCACATGATAAATCAGTGGATTGTATATCCTTTAATTTTTCACTTACCATAGTTTCATTGGTATCTATTATTTTGtcattatatgtaatatttttataacttacatcatttattttgttatccTTATTTTCAACAATATTTGTTTGagcaatatttttattattacattctATATCTTCTTTTAAGATGTATTCttccttatttatattttcaagaTATTCTGAGGGTATGTTATCATTGGTTAATTCATTCTTCCTGTAATTTAATTCTCCCTGATTATTTTGTAGGTCATACaatatttgattttttctttcaactaatatttcatttattggTTCACTTATTTTCATTTCAGTCGattcatttgttttatcatagatattttcatcatcattttttttatttgtctCGTTCAAATTTCTATTAATCTTGGCTAtgaaattcttttttattttagtaTATATCGAAGTACTTAATCGTTTTGGTATATTAAAGAGAGCATTGATTTTGTTACTTTTTTCTCCATACgattgattattattattgtcattttttttattattgttaattttgttttccacgtttccatttttttgattgttatccttttttattattataatttttggaGTCCTCACATTTTGTTTAATTAAAACGTTTGAAGGTATTATATCCGTTTCTTGTTCATTTTGTATGTTATTTAtaggaatattttttataatgtttACTTTATcatgattattatatgtattattttctttatatattatatttcccttgtttaaatacattttatcatttttatctttgACATTacttatgttttttttttttaaattagaAATGTTATGATTTAAAACAGCTGTGGAGTGTCTCCTTAATAATGgctgtttatttatttcgataaaattttttttatgagtTAATTGTTTAGATATAATACTGTTATCATGTTCGttcttatttataatagtagtaattcttttatttattggaacatttattttttttaaatttatattatttgtttttttttgttttatatatatatcatttatgtctccttttattatttttttttgggcaGGTGGATTCATTATAGTATTGATAAGTGttgtttttaaattattatgaaatGTGTCGTTAGACAAAGGCttgattatttttgtttcttttaaaatttttatttttttataatttggaATAAGTGTAGGAGATATTGtattttctataatattggaatttttgtgtatttcttttttgtttatacCTACAGGTGATATAgatgttattattttattgtttttttcttttgtcaaattttttatgtctttattatttatatctttgaCCACCATAAtggaattattattattattattattgttaataatactactcattttatttatagtattaatattatttattttgttactactctctattttatttttgatgaGAGAATGTTGTGGGATATATAACCTATTTGGAATGTATATTttctcatttatttttttttcgtttaagatattttcattattatttattgacGATATGTTTTTATTCAGAGGTATATTTTTGCCCGTGTTCGTAAAAGTAACACTTCTTCTTATATATGGTTTAGATATATTACGTATataatctttattattaatattaattgatGTTCTTTTCATATTTGAAATAAATTCTGTGTCTTTCTTAATTGGactattattcatataaatatttttttcattatttgtatttgatAATGCGTCTAAAATGGTATTATTACTTATATCATTACTAATAttagtaatattattaatattattaatattagatattttttctaatttattttcctcattcttattttttggtgagtaatttttttctatatatttatttttatcattaaatatatttatatcttttattatttccccCCTTTCGacattttcttttgtttcaATATTTGATTTGTATTTAAATGTATTAATTGATTTATTTGTTTCCTTTGTTCTAAGAATATTAGTTTTTAACAAaggtattttattttttaaaagttttaaattttcattaACATTAATTTGTTCactcatttttattttttcattcacatattttccatttcttataatatcctttttattttttaaattattcaaaGATTTTGTTGTCATACAATTGTCtacattttttgttttttcaaaagtatttttatatttacctatctgcaaataatttttattcatcTTGTTTTCATTATTCAAATTGTATGTGTTTATTCTACTCTTAACAAAGTCTACATTGTTGTAAGGCTTTTCACTACTTgttgaaatattatttggggatttcatatttcttttttttttttccttataaccttataaaaaaaaaagaaaaaaaaaaaggggattgaaaaatataagatttaatatataatttattagcgtttcttttttttaaatattttacagttatatataaataatacatatttttttttcttaattattatataaatttatgtatatttgtattatataaagaactatattttgtaaaacatatattattataataaaaaaatggtaAAAATTAAGTTTTTTCTACATTCCAAGTTGATATAAGacatacttttttttattctatattaaaaaaattgtacttatatatatatatatatatatatatatatatattgaaaggacgatttatttttaataaattattatagtatataaaactacaaatttaaaaaaacaaaaaataataaataaaatatataaataaaataaaaaacatcaaaaaaattaaaaatatatctttttctcttttgattaaatatattgtatgaaaaaattaaataacttaatttttttactcTAATTTATTGTATAcatttaaaacattttaaatTGATGTCTTTCTTTCTACAAAATTTAAGATATCATACttaagtaaataaatatatcctTTAAAAAAGGGacaagaaaaattaaaaaaattttcaataCATAagtattcatataattatgcTTATTAAAAAGTTACAGATTATACACGAtcaatttaaatatatatttaaatgttaGTGAGTTTAATTTtgtataaagaaaatatatttctatgtagataaaaatatatgtataaatatatatttatatatatggtatatatacttttttattttcttaattaagaaaaaatagaaataaatataaaaaaaatggaaaatataaaaaaaaaagaaaagaaaagaaaagaaaaaggaaaaaactAGGACGAAGGAAAAGATGAATATAATTAAccataaattattatgatatattatatatatatatatatatatatatatatatatattttttatttatatatcacaTTGTCGTGAAAAATAAATCTATGAATACAAATCTTCATCTACAGCATATGCAGGTGTGTCGTCATTATTGTCCTCATCAGGCCAATCGATAATAAAATCATCACCAGTTCCACCTGTTTTGGTTTTATATAAAGGATCAAATTTTATTctaaaattatcatatttaattaaatcaGCTTGGGAAACACTTCTTCTAGCACCAGCCAATCCTTCTTTAAAATGATGTCTTgtaatttcatattttatattatcgtCATCATTCTTTTGTTGGTCATTGGTTGGTTCTTGTGTTTTGTTATTAacatcattttcatttgtttcattttgttcattttcttttttgttacTTAATTCTAATTTAGATTTCTTATTCATTTCTTCTGCATCTATTGCATCTCTAATAGCTGCTCGTGCTGCTCTCTGACATAATTCTGCTAAATCAGCACCACTAAAACCAGCTGTTTTTTGAGCTAAGAAGTCAATTGGTACATTTTCAGCAACTGGACATTTTCTTAAAATAGCTGTTAAAATAGAAATTCTTGCAGCTAAATCTGGTAATgggatatatattaattgatCTAATCTTCCAGGCCTTAATAAAGCTTCATCCAATAATTCAGGTCTATTAGTTGCACCGATAAAgaataaattctttttagGACCCACACCATCAATTTCTGTTAATAATTGATTCATAACACGATCTCCTGCACCACTTCCATCACCTAAACTAGAACCTCTTTGTGTTCCAATAGAATCTAAttcatcaaaaaataaaacacatGGAGCTGCTGCTCTTGCTTTATCAAAAACTTCTCTTACATTAGCTTCAGATTCACCAAACCACATTGTTAATAATTCTGGACCTTTAATAGATACAAAATTAGCTGAACATTCTGATGCAACAGCTTTGGCTAGTAAAGTTTTACCACAACCTGGAGGTCCATAAAATAATACTCCTCTTGATGGAGACATTCCAAACTTTTCAAATTTATCTGGATGATCAATAggatataatatcatttctCTTAATGTACTCTTAACTTCATCTAAACCACCAATATCATCCCATTTCACATTTGGTACCTCTACAACAGTTTCTCTTAATGACGATGGATTACATGTACCTAATGCCATATTAAAATGATCCTGTGTTACACACATACTTTCTAAAACTTCTTTGTCGATGATTTCATCTTCTAAATCAATAACATCCATTTTTTCTCTAATACAAGTTAAAGCTGCTTCTGTACATAATTGAGCTAAATCAGCACCAACAAAACCATGTGTGTTACTAGCTAATTCTTCTAATTTCACATCAGGTGATAActtcatattttttgtatgaaTTCTAAGAATTTCAAATCTACCATTATCATCAGGTACACCAATATCAATTTCTCTATCAAATCTACCAAATCTTCTCAAAGCTGGATCAATTGAATTTTGTCTATTAGTTGCTGCAATAACAACAACTTGTCCTCTGCTTTTTATACCATCCATTAATGTAAGTAATTGTGAAACAACTCTTCTTTCTACTTCTCCATTagttttttctctttttggAGCAATAGAATCAATTTCatcaataaaaatgatagCAGGTGAATTTTTTTCTGCTTCTTCAAATGCTCTTCTCAAATTTGCTTCAGCTTCTCCTGCCATCTTACTCATAACTTCTGGTCcattaattaaaaagaaaaatgcaCCTGTTTCATTAGCAACAGCTTTAGCTATACATGTTTTACCACTACCTGGAGGtccatataataaaacaccTCTTGGTGGTTTCACTCCTAATGTTTTGAATAAACCAGGATGTCTTAATGGTAATTCAATCATTTCTCTTATTTGAGCTAATTGTTTCTTACATCCTCCAATATCATCATAACCAATTTCATctaatttttcttcatcatctcTTTTTATTGGATCCCCTTCATAATAAATAACAGTGTCAGGTGAAACAATACAAAAATCATCAGGGTCTACTTCAACAACTTTAAATTCAACAGACATAAAACCACCTCTTACTAAAAATAAATCTCCTTTTTTAACTGGCCTATAAGATTCATTAAAGTAtggttttaaaaatatttcaaataaagTATCTTTTGCTAATCCTTCTATAGTATCATCGATGGGTAACACCTGAATTTTTTTTCCGTAAGGAATTTCTGGGCACGACTTTACATAAACAACATCTGAAaagttaaaataaagaaatatttataagacAAATAAATagatacataaatatatacatatatatatatatatatatatatatatatatatatataatatcactttatatataattttacaaaatgttcatcatttatattattacctcCTAAACAAACTCTCAAGTTTTTTCTTGCAACcttatttattcttatttttccTTCATCTAAATCATTATCATtcaatataatacaaatggtAGAGTGTCGTTTCTTTCCTTTAATTAATATAGTATCACCtctaaaaaaatttaacTCTTCCATTCTTTTAGTATTCAACGCAACAACagaattatcatcatttgttGCTTCTTCAACTATAAGCCTGCTtaagttttttttctttggaACTTTATTTTCTCCATTATTCTCATCAACCAAAGCCTTTTTATCTGTATTATCTTCCATTGTGTTTcatgaaaaataaatcaaacatatatatataatatatatatttagttaCTTAGTATtctgttaatatatataaatataagttATATAACACaagaaaaatttacataaaatataataactaACGTACTTATAATTAGTACACAAATGCTAacgtataaaaaatatatacaaagtgttataaatataatatatataatgtaaataaatggaaaaagaaaaatgattTCTTGTTTTTCACTTCTTTCTTTAATatcttgttttattttatttttcccaTTTATTGTGTAAATGCTCCAAAATACTTTTATAGTTAAccttaatataatatatataatccaaaaaaaaaaaaaaaaaaagaaaaaaaaaaaaattaattatagtaatatatacatatatatattatataatatatatgtatatatatatatatatatatatataagttttaTAAAggttaaattttattatgtaaaaaaaatattgaaaaaatataaaactcttaaaaaaaatatatataatttatttagaaaatatacaaatttgataaagaaaaaaaaaaaaaaaaaaaaaaaaaaaagaataaagaaatatatattatatttagtatatataatatacaatatatatatttataggggaaaaaataatataatatataaaataattattattcatatgcatataatattatatattgataaaattatacatacatatattattcatattatatttataaaaaaaaaaataagaaaaaaaccATAAATGTTCATGCACATaaaattatcaaatatatatttagtgtactaattatatacaataatattaaatttttcaaTTTAAAATTTGTAAATGAAGTATTTATTCAAAATTAAGAATAcgatttaaaaatttttttatgaaatacttatattctttataataGTGTAATTGTATTttccataaatatattttttttttttgaaatacgTAAATAGggaaatttatttttaaaatattaattaatgaGAAACAATATTGTTCAtaggaaataataaaaaaattaaaaaattaacataaaataaaaaatataatatgtatatatatatatatatatatatatatttatataatatttgtattcaTAACATTTTGAAgttatgataatttaaaaaatatttactgcatatattcatattataccattttgttttaatatatatttatatattatttaataataattctttttgtgtttttataattttatttaatttttttcttttttatacgTTACATAAATGTATGAAGACAatttgtttaaaaaataaaacctaatacataaatgtatttttataattatatatgtattttgcATCATATTGTGTTAATCTTtgtgatttatatattttgtacattaaaaaaaaaaaataaataaaattaaaaaaaaaaaaaaaaaaaaaaaaaaagaaaaaaataggtatatatatataaccccttcataatatattagtgtacacctttttattattaaaaaaaagttcGGAAtcttatatgttttaattttattttttaaatttatattaattacatTGAACAATGCTaatttatacaaataaagagcatttgaaaaaaagaatacatatatatatatatatatatatatgtaatataatataatataataataattaaaaaatgtattcttataataaaatttaaaataatgaagCACAAAAGGAACATgtacaaattaaaaaaatagtaaataaaaataatatcatatatatatatatatatatacgtaCATAATTTTTGCATACGTAATATATTACTTCACAAATTTGTCTACATCAAAATTTACACATCCACTATCTTCAATAATTACATTTAATAAAGCAGGATATTGATCGAAGTCTTGACTTGTTACATATTTCATTTGTTTAATAAAATCATTTCTGTTATCAATATAACAGCCATAACCTCCATGAGCAATTAcataattttcatatttactAAAAAAGTATAAAGACGAaggattatttaaataaaaagatgGGTCATTTATTTGGTGTTTTTCCTTAATATAGGTATTCGTTACATTTTGTTCTTTTGGAATATCTCTATTTCCATATAttccattattattaaaaatgataaaaacaatttttaattttaatcgGCAAATTGTTTCAACTTCATTGGATGTAAAACCAAATGATGAATCTcctaatatagaaaatattatattatttggatTATCTAATGCGGCACTTATACTTGCATTCATTGATACTCCCATCATTCCATTAATTTGAGGTATAACATAATTATATGGTCCAAATTTaggtaaatataaaattccTAAATTTAGAGTTATGGAACCTTCATTGGTTACAATAattctattttttatttgtttttttaaaaaatataattcttttttttgcttttttgaaatgatatcttttttttcataaacaTTGTAAGAATGGTCTTCATATTGATGTATATATGTGtcattattatgatcattATTATGGTCATCATTGTGATCACTTAATATATCTTCGTCTATATCTGCTATATCTAATCCTTTATCCATAAGGTCACTATAATGtacattttctatatttgtaaaatcttttatttttattttatccacatgttttaaataattgaggaaatgttttttattttcttcctctatgtcatttattaaaaaatagtaATCAATCAATATATGTCTTATAATTAGCATGGCTTGTTCCATAGTAAATTGTTCCtcatgaaaatatttattaatttgaatacacattttattaaaattcgTTTTTTTCATATCATTCAAGATATTTACCCACTCTTTCTTATTTTCgatatcatttatatgaataacatttttaactgcgtaatataattttttcaatatatgaaataagtctgaaaaaaaataatgagatACATCCAACATATCactcttattattattattattattattattattatcattattattgttgttgtgtGGGTGATCATGCTGATGTTGATGGTCGTAGGCATTGTTTATCAAATCGATACATAACATATTTTGCTTTTTACAATTTGGAAAGTTtccaaaattaaaataaaaattaaaaactgATCCAATACAAATACATGAgtctaaattattaaataaataagattTACAtgaattcatattatataaataattttctttaagGAACGATTTTGCCATAGTATTTGTATAAATAGGTATTTTCAAAAGTTCTGCtaatttgataatatatttatatccatAATTACAATTAATACCCATAAAAATAACACATTTTTTGTTGgttctatatatttctacaaatttatttaaaagttgtgtaaataaattttcctgttcattatttaataatgtatatttattaaactGATTTGGATTTAAACATTTTTGTGCATATATATCACATAATTGTAATGTCTCTATAGCTTTATCTAATGTTATGGTTTGCtctattaatttataatcaatatttaaatatgtagGTGATTTATGTTGAAGAgatgtatatatacaattaaacAATTGAGTTGAAAATGATTCTaatgtattatttacatGATACGTTTGATTACATAattcttttgttttatttaaaaagtcTAATTGTGGgaaatattgaaaattacaatatttttcaaataatgttaatttttcatttctcaCATTTTCAAAACATATTAAAACCATAGGTAAATTATTAACTTTAGCATTATATAAACCACttaatgtattaataaatgCTGGACCAGAGCAAGTAAATAATATTccaattttgtttttttgttctttattatttatatcaaaataattaaCATAATTACAACTGATAGAAGCATTTATCTCATTTCTGAaacttatataatatatattat
It encodes the following:
- a CDS encoding cell division cycle protein 48 homologue, putative; this translates as MEDNTDKKALVDENNGENKVPKKKNLSRLIVEEATNDDNSVVALNTKRMEELNFFRGDTILIKGKKRHSTICIILNDNDLDEGKIRINKVARKNLRVCLGDVVYVKSCPEIPYGKKIQVLPIDDTIEGLAKDTLFEIFLKPYFNESYRPVKKGDLFLVRGGFMSVEFKVVEVDPDDFCIVSPDTVIYYEGDPIKRDDEEKLDEIGYDDIGGCKKQLAQIREMIELPLRHPGLFKTLGVKPPRGVLLYGPPGSGKTCIAKAVANETGAFFFLINGPEVMSKMAGEAEANLRRAFEEAEKNSPAIIFIDEIDSIAPKREKTNGEVERRVVSQLLTLMDGIKSRGQVVVIAATNRQNSIDPALRRFGRFDREIDIGVPDDNGRFEILRIHTKNMKLSPDVKLEELASNTHGFVGADLAQLCTEAALTCIREKMDVIDLEDEIIDKEVLESMCVTQDHFNMALGTCNPSSLRETVVEVPNVKWDDIGGLDEVKSTLREMILYPIDHPDKFEKFGMSPSRGVLFYGPPGCGKTLLAKAVASECSANFVSIKGPELLTMWFGESEANVREVFDKARAAAPCVLFFDELDSIGTQRGSSLGDGSGAGDRVMNQLLTEIDGVGPKKNLFFIGATNRPELLDEALLRPGRLDQLIYIPLPDLAARISILTAILRKCPVAENVPIDFLAQKTAGFSGADLAELCQRAARAAIRDAIDAEEMNKKSKLELSNKKENEQNETNENDVNNKTQEPTNDQQKNDDDNIKYEITRHHFKEGLAGARRSVSQADLIKYDNFRIKFDPLYKTKTGGTGDDFIIDWPDEDNNDDTPAYAVDEDLYS
- a CDS encoding acyl-CoA synthetase, which gives rise to MNQTNSLKSFLNIENVNDRFVTDLNTYKKQFSYNELYEEIENFVNFFQSINIKRGDEISIILFNSIEYVISFLSINFNHNICLPQNTNLKKEEYKRYLVNNCKYIIIHDYDENDEEYANIKNKHSYYKNVCIYIKELSEEYGIGLIKIKKNKEKPYFTYSYINNGRKEELQNLNNDLKNEENNNNKEESNMLKSDICLHLHTSGTTSKVKIVQLSNTNIKTTITNITNSYNINRDDNTIIVMPLFHVHGLIGVLLPIIYCKGNILFQLGHSFSASEFWNNVENYNITYFSAIPTILKILIIRYEEDYLRIKKIQKNGDENNKCEKTIMKEKVKHKLRFIRTSSSSLDENLEKEIEEKFEVSVFQAYGMTEACHQVSSNKIITPSLSSPNNIQICKKFKSVGIPNVGVIIYNEEKKKICDYNELGEICINGKNVMCGYKELKDNDNIYIYANTIKERNNYMMKNPFLEISEKVPFFKTGDIGYIDQDNFLFISGRIKDIINRGGEKIIPNEIDDVLRNHDLVQDCLTFSCKDDVYGEIINSAVILEENKLLSHYDDYNKNSTNNININKSSDEQKNMSLSPFDENLSIYLNLKYYILKKELINYMKKYIADFKVPRNIYFVNNFLKTDTGKISRKKVSESIEELKKKQIKVFDNIIPLIFKKYEIKYIYGLYGIPINKIIYSFIKNNIYYISFRNEINASISCNYVNYFDINNKEQKNKIGILFTCSGPAFINTLSGLYNAKVNNLPMVLICFENVRNEKLTLFEKYCNFQYFPQLDFLNKTKELCNQTYHVNNTLESFSTQLFNCIYTSLQHKSPTYLNIDYKLIEQTITLDKAIETLQLCDIYAQKCLNPNQFNKYTLLNNEQENLFTQLLNKFVEIYRTNKKCVIFMGINCNYGYKYIIKLAELLKIPIYTNTMAKSFLKENYLYNMNSCKSYLFNNLDSCICIGSVFNFYFNFGNFPNCKKQNMLCIDLINNAYDHQHQHDHPHNNNNNDNNNNNNNNNKSDMLDVSHYFFSDLFHILKKLYYAVKNVIHINDIENKKEWVNILNDMKKTNFNKMCIQINKYFHEEQFTMEQAMLIIRHILIDYYFLINDIEEENKKHFLNYLKHVDKIKIKDFTNIENVHYSDLMDKGLDIADIDEDILSDHNDDHNNDHNNDTYIHQYEDHSYNVYEKKDIISKKQKKELYFLKKQIKNRIIVTNEGSITLNLGILYLPKFGPYNYVIPQINGMMGVSMNASISAALDNPNNIIFSILGDSSFGFTSNEVETICRLKLKIVFIIFNNNGIYGNRDIPKEQNVTNTYIKEKHQINDPSFYLNNPSSLYFFSKYENYVIAHGGYGCYIDNRNDFIKQMKYVTSQDFDQYPALLNVIIEDSGCVNFDVDKFVK